TAAAGTGAGGATAATTAAACCTGTCCTTAGGTTTTGTGGTAAGTGGAATCAGGGTCCCTTGTGTCAGATTTAGacctgctggctttgctttttccttcttttctttcttctacttctttgtttctttgttgttgttgttgctgttgcagAACCCGCATTTATATGAAAAAACCCACCTTGATTCTTACTAAGTCTTTTTAGACGTACATCTGTTCAGAGAAAGGGGCTGATAACTTACAAGCTGTCTTTGAGACAGTATAGAAAAAGGATGGGGCAGAGAGTAGAGATTGCTGTTATTTCTGTGCCGACTCTCTTATTAACAAGCCTCAGCATGGCACTGCTTACTCTATACATGAGGCATTGAAGGGTACTATGTTCAAGAGTATCACAGACCTCCATTATAATGGTAGAAATGAAGTTTTTCTCACAAAGCATTCTTTTCCAGACAgttttgtgttgggttttgttttttttctttaactccCAGAAAGGCACTGCTATCAATATTGGTCTATAGCAGTTGCTTGGAAATGTCAGTAACATATTtacaataaaggaaaaatacctCACATGTGCATTCAACAAAGTAGGCATAGAGGTCTGAAGTATCTGATGTCTGCTGAAGGCAGAGTGAGAGAGATCCTCACCTGCCCAAAGGGTTCCTTTGGGATGTACTAGTCTCCAGAAGGGGCATTGTATCTGTATGGAAGGGTGATAGTCTCTGTGGATCATTCCTTTGGCTGCACTGAGTTTTATGTTATGTTTCATTTTACATTAGGTGTTTACATAATGAGCTTTACATTATGTTTCATTTTAGTTGCTGCAATCTTTTCTGAGGGATAATACAGACAAAAGAAAGGATCAGAGACCCAGGGGTTGAGGCACCCAAAATAGCTTTTCTTAAGTGAGATTTGCTGCAGGGTttgctgaagtcagtggaaacAATCCAAATTACTTCAGCAGGCATTGGAGCAGATTCTCCATATTGAGGTGGTGAGATTGTTCTGCAAGTCCATAGACCAGTAGCCCTGGAGGTGGACTTTGTCTTAAAATTTGCATTGTTCAAACAGTCAAAAATTCCACATGCTCATTCATATGAGCAAAGCCATCACCAGGATTGTTCTTACAAGTAGTTACTGCCCAATATGATTAAACCTAACCTTCTACATGTATTCCTTGAAAACCTAGTATCTTCATTTTTGCATCTGACATTTTACAGCTTTACTGTACTGCTGAATTCAAAGCCTCTGCATTCCATTCTTGTTTCTCAGTGGTTATGAGTCAAAGCATACAGTTATTCCTCTTATGGGAATTATTCTGGTTCTTAAGTTTATACGGCTAGAAATGAAAGTATATTTTTAGGACAGGAATTCTGAATGGTGAATAGTGGGATAATTCTCATTGGGTCAGTTTTAAATATAGTTTCACTTGTCTGGACCCAGTTTGGAGCAGGAACTATTGGGCCACAAACAAACTTCTATATTTCTCTGGTTAAATTTTTGAATCAGCTTGTCTATCTGCACCAGGACCTCATTTGAAAGCTCAGAGCACATCACCAACATGCTCTGTTTACTACATCAATTGCAAAATGCAGGTGCTGAGGGGAAAGGAAGCAATCTTGGATTTGTTAAGTAGAGATAAAGGCTGTTCAGAAGGAGCTGCAACTGCATATTTTGAGattatatttcaaaatgtattcACCACTGTTCACTGTCCTTGATTTGATGTTTGATCATTGCTTAATGTAACATAAATTCTGATattcttcagctttttccattttccccatGGTTTTCCTGTGAATAGCATTATCATGTTTGGTTGCTCATAGTTAGATTCATCTCTCCCAATTTAAACTATCTAAAATGTTGGTATTTAGTTTAGTCTAATGGTCTAATTTTCTCAAAAGCACAAACAGATATACATCATCAGAGGGACGCTAGGTCACATCTAGGACTGGAGACTCAACATCTTTACCAATTTCAGAGGAAGCCTGAAGTCTAGCTTACTGGCCTGATTTTGTTAAATGCTAAAAAGAAAGGGCTTTGCCAGTCTCCTCCatgtgctgaaaatgaaaactcttCTTTAGCATTTTGCTGTATGTTGCTTCTCAGGtctttgagaaaaataattttttcctttggtaatAAATCTCGTCAGTGCTTTGGTATTTCATTCTGTTAATCTGGAGTGTAAGCTTGACTCTTGAATATTGGGCTTTGGAGAGATCtgtctgtttgcttttcttatgCACTGTACATTGATTTTCAGTATGTAGGTCTTTCCTGCATAACAGAAAAAGTGAGTATTGTTGGAAATATGAACAGTATCAGATAAGAAATGGTTACTTTTCTGTCTGAGATGGATTTTTGAGGACTCGTGGCTTTGTAAGTTTGAAATCTATCTTCTGTGAAATTCAGTTGGACTTTGCACAATTTCAGGGTGTCAGAATTTTTCCTGTTGGCCATAGTTTGGAAGATACTTGTCAGGGATGTTTAGAAATGTATCAATTACAAATGTGGGCTTCAGCAGACTCATTCAGTGTTGATTTCACTGATGtaaatttgctgctttttgacaGTAGCCTTTGCTTTCCTTGCCCTCATCAAGTCGTGCTGTTGGCTTGTGGCTTAGCTTGGCATTTTTAGACACCTGCTGAGTCAGAACCTGTGATATTTATTATAACACAACTACAGAACAAATTAGTTTCACTCATGGGGAACTATATTTTAGAGGAAGTGGAAACCATTAGATCCAGATTTTCCATCCAGAAGATCAATGGATGGAAATGAGTTCAAACAGTGTGAACTTtgttgggtgggttttggggtttgttttgtttttggtttggtttggtttggtttggtttttttcaggttggTGTCATTTATCTGTTTACAACCACTACTAGATGATTTATTCTCATTTTTGGGAAATACAGTCTTTCCATTGTTGCTAGTGTGTTTAGATAGGTGATCCGAAGGTGTAGCCAAGGGTTGGATGTATCATCTCCCTACTAAGCCGTTAAATGTTTACTAGGCTGCAAATATACTCAGGTACTCTCCAGTGTATGACTCTTTTTCCCCTTGTGAGTCAGTAGCTGAATATGATGTGGggtatttttcctccttcagacTGTTCACGTGTCTCTAAACATTAAACAAATTTACATCCCACTGTAAGCCTGCAGGGGCTGGGTGCTTCAGCCTTTCAGCTGTGTTGAACTTCCCAGTAAAAGTTAGAATCAGTAGCTGTATTGGTGCCACACACCTTGGATGTGCTCACAATGTCAGGATCACTCACAGTGAAGTAACAAAAGGATTCAGTTATGTGCAGTGCTTGTTCATGGTTTTCTTCAGAGTTTCTATAATTTAACTGTGTCTCTAAGGCACTTGCCATAGTCCTTAGGCATAGGTAAGCTGTATGTTGTGGTGGTACTAGCTTAATTGTGCCCAACTGGCTACACCAAAGTAGCCttcttttttaacttaaaaaaaaaccctcccataATTTATCATTCCAGTTTGTCTTCAGGCTCACTGTGGCCAAGCAGCAGGACCATTTTTTTCAAGCTGCCTACCTGGAGGAGAGAGATGCCTGGGTGCGGGATATCAAGAAAGCAATTCATCATATAGATGGAGGCCAAAGGTTTGCCAGAAAATCCACAAGAAAGTCTATCAGATTGCCTGAAACAATCAATCTGAGGTTTGTTCTCATAGTTCTGCTCTCCCATTTACTTCCATCTGCAGTCAGTGTGTCAGACATGTAACGCTGGTCAGGAAGACCAATGAGCCTGTCTGTCCATGGATTCTCTCACAGCCCTTTCTGCACAACTAAAAATTTCAGTTTGTACAATGTGTCAGAAATGAGCCAGCAATCAGAACTGGGAAGctcttttttaatatattatcaTTTACCAAAACATGCTTATTTATCAAAGGTTTTTGCTGATAGGAGATTTCTGGGCATACTGCAGTGCAAGAGAATATCCCAGCCAAAGTGTGATTCTTCAGgagaagcattttaaaacaataaatcatttattgcaaaaatattttagaccTTTTGTTTGCTCTCCAGAGAAATGCTGATGTTGGCCTAGTTTTTGGATGGTGAGGGGAGTGTGGTACATGCCAGAGAAACTGGCAAAGGGAGAAGAAGAGATAAAGGGAAGCAATCTGTtagtacttttaaaaatcaaggatgacttattttccttctctgagctGTAAATACCAAGATACAAATGAGTCTGAAATGTTCCTTATAAGACAGTAAAACCGCCCAGGGCCAAGATTGTCTGAGAGAATGCAGGCTTTGGGATAAGGACAGGTTTTCTGCTCAGCCCAGGACCTTTGGGTgaatgcagagcacagcagtaaactctcctgctggggctgtggagcCCTGCGAAGGTGCCTCAGCAGTGGGTGTTCCTCTCTTCACGCTATAGTCACCACAAGTCGTTGCATTCTCAAAATAGGGACATGTGGTGAGCCCTTTGTGCACTCcaccctctgctcccacagctgtGATGGTAATGTAGTGAGACCTCCAGGCTTTGCAACTTGAATTTTTCAGGGGATGCAAGAGATGAAACTAAGCCACGttacagctctgcagagagccaTGTGCTAACAGAACATGAAGCCCCCATGAATGACAATGACATTATTATACAAACTGGCTAAACCTTTTTATTTGCTAACAGTTTCTGTGGTTCTTTTTATGCACAGTGCTTTGTATCTCTCAATGAAAGATCCTGAAAAGGGAATAAAGGAGTTGAAGctggaaaaagataaaagagtGTTCAATCACTGCTTTACAGGTAAAGAGCTCCTGTCCCTCTATTCCATATAATAAAGGGAGCACAGAGTTGAAAAACTAAAGAGATTAAACAGCTCTAAGCTCTGTAGAGCACAGAGAAGTTTGAGAAGAAAACCAAATGTTTTCTTAACTAACCCAGGAGATCTTCAAAGGTGTATTTTGAAAAAGTGTTCAGTTGTGGCCATGGTAAACAAAGGAGAAGGACGAAATTTAACCAGGGTCAGAAAGATTGAAGTAATCTTTTGAGTAGATTGTTGTGTGAAACACTTAAGTACAGAAGAATTATTCCATTCTGAATTTTTCATCACTGAATGGTGTCACATTGTAATTCCTGTTTCTCTCCAAGTCAAATCTGTGTTTGTGCTCAAAAACACATAGAGGCAGCACTTGAGGACATTGTTCAGTGGTAGACATGGCATtgttgggttaatggttggactgaTGATCTTGGCAGTCTTTTCCAgtcttaatgattctgtgattctatgaaagtCACCCTGTTACCAACAGCATTTATGTTAGTAGCATAGCAGCCTGGAAGGCTGCCTTTTCCAGGCTTGGCTGTCCTTCATAAATCCCCAGTCCGTCTTTGAGGcttcccagctcagccctgcatcccctcccagctctcttCTCCCTCAGGAGTGGTGTTTGAGAGTTGTCCTGGCCCCTGTCATTAGCTGGAAAGGCTGTGCCTCACTGGATGACCAGGAACCTTCCCAGATTAGCTCCGAATGTTGTTGCTAAGAACATTTTTCAGGAGATTGATGAACACATGGAGTAGGCTTGTTTCCAGTGTACCTCTATGCTTCTTCATGTCTGTCTTGGTTTGTGGCTTATACTTTGTTCCTTTGTAACCAGGCACCTGTGTGATTGACTGGCTGGtgtccagcagctccatccgAAATCGCAAAGAAGGTCTCCTGCTTGCCTCTTCCCTCTTGAGTGAAGGCTACCTACAACCTGCTGGGGATACGTCCAAGGCTGCTGCCGAGGGACTGTCAGACACCAGCTTCTTAGATCTCAGTGATGCCTACTATTACTTTGTGAGCATTGTATTCTGGTTTTTTATTGTCTCAGACTTACTCAgccttctgcttttctcatgCTTCTTGTTGGGCTTCTTAAATCCTGGAGGAAAGATTGtacagaaatggagaaatatATCATAATTGTCTTTTTCCTGTGATACTCAGAATGAGGCGGCTCACTTTAATAGTTGTAACcaggacaggttttttttctggcacCCTTCTAAGTGTGAATTGAGTGCTGAGACCAAGCTGGGTTCTTTTTAACTTAGACTTTGTTCCTGGTAATTGCACTGGTGACCAGAATTTAACCATCTATTTCCCTGATGATTTAatggaagggaagagagaaataCATTATCACAAGGCTTCACAGAGTGGCAGAAGCTACAAACCCATTTTTGTGCAGAGCCATCAAATCTGACTCAATGGGAGTGTGCACACACATAGCTAGCCTGTGAGCAAAGAAGTTTTTAATATCCCCCAGTAACCTGTCCTGGGTGTCATACTCAGACTTTTCCATTCAGTATTTCATATTCTGTGGACTGATTTGAAGAACTTGAAATACCAGAGTCAAATActgcttgaaaaatattttgcttatgGATTTATGCTAACAAAATGTATGCCTTCCATAAACTGAAACCAAATAAATTTGTGTTACAATTCTGTTTATATTTACCACATAGAATCACTTGGCTTCAGCAAAATGACTCTCCCACTACTCACTTGTTTTCCTAAATGTGCTTGTGCTAGGGAGACTTTACCTGTGCAGCAGAGACACTGCTGGTAAAGGCAGCCTTGTGGCCTCCTGGGATGCTTCTTGTAGCAGCCCATGTGTACCCTGCTTGTTTTTAGATTATTTCTAGTTTGATTCAATACCAATGTGGTGTGAGGAGGCCACAGCAAGACAATGTCTGACTTGGTATCATAGAAGTATAGTCCCACCTCACATTGAAATGTCTCCATGGTGATTATGAGAACTCCTCAACTTCACTGGGGGACTTTTCCAGTAAAAGGTTAGATTatttaacaataataataaccaccaccaccaccacaacgataataatattttctttggggTGGTAAAAAACAGCATGGAGGGAAGCCAAAAGAATACAAATTGGTACATGTACATAAGCATGCAGCAACTGTGCAACTTCTGTAACATTTCTCTTGTGGTCTTGCAGCCAGATAGTGGATTTTTCTGTGAGGGATATTCCAGTGATGATGATGTGGTCCTAAAAGAAGAATTCAGAGGCACAATTGTCAAACAAGGATGTTTGCTGAAACAGGTCAGTATTGCCCATGTTGCATCCTGCTATTAGGATGATATTACATGGGTGCAAGATTActcttttacatttaaaaacttTAGGTAAGAAAGAAACTACCCTATGGCATCTCCATACTTGGCAGGTTTCATCTCTGTCCCTCTTGCCTTTGCACAAGGAACACTTGCTGCAGCATGGCAGCAGGACTCTGGACAAATATTGCAAGGTTTATTGCTCTtgccacaaaataaaacagttgaTAGCTTTAATTAGGAAAGAGTGCTAATGCAGAAGATGTGACAAGTCATTGGTACAATGCAAAACTGCACTCAGGTAAAAAGGCTGCCACTCCTGTGTCCCTCTGGACACACAACTGGATTCAGTTGCCTGTTTTCATAGACTTTTTCAGCATGCCTGAGCAAAGGAGTTGTTTCAGTCACGAATGTTTGATGTGTAAGACAGAAGATAACTGGATACCTTCCTTTCCAGCAAAACTTTAAGTGAATGTGAATGTCATGTTTCCAAGGCCGTTGCAAGCAGGTATTAGTGAACTGAAGGCAAAATCAGGATTCTTCAATGAATAAAATGGGTCaggtggaagggacctgcaACAATCCTCTggtccaactgcctgaccacttcagggctgaccaaagGTTAAAGCATATTGTTAAGGGTtttgttgtccaaatgcttcttacACATTGACGTGGAGCATTGACCACCTCTCTAGGTAGGCTGTTGCAGTGTTTGACCACTCTCtctcaaaagaaatgtttcctaatattGAGTCTGAACCTGCACTGTTAAAATAGTCCTTGAGGGCCTAAAAACTTAGTGGTGGTGCTCACATATATTTCTCTTGTTTAATCAGATTACTCAAAAGCAATGGAAGAAATTAGACCCAcaccttgctgcttttttaCCCTGTCACATTCACATCAATCTAGTTAGTAAGAGCTTCCGTGCAAACAGTAGCTAATTGAGAAACTT
The DNA window shown above is from Corvus hawaiiensis isolate bCorHaw1 chromosome 3, bCorHaw1.pri.cur, whole genome shotgun sequence and carries:
- the PLEK gene encoding pleckstrin, whose protein sequence is MEREPMRIREGYLVKKGSMFNTWKPMWVVLLEDGIEFYKRKADNSPKGMIPLKGSSIHSPCQDFGKRMFVFRLTVAKQQDHFFQAAYLEERDAWVRDIKKAIHHIDGGQRFARKSTRKSIRLPETINLSALYLSMKDPEKGIKELKLEKDKRVFNHCFTGTCVIDWLVSSSSIRNRKEGLLLASSLLSEGYLQPAGDTSKAAAEGLSDTSFLDLSDAYYYFPDSGFFCEGYSSDDDVVLKEEFRGTIVKQGCLLKQGHRRKNWKVRKFVLRDDPAYLHYYDPAGGEEPLGAIHLRGCVVTAVEDMPDTKKYDADNILFEIITANEIHYYLQAASSTERTEWIKAIQSVARTGK